From Aquificota bacterium, one genomic window encodes:
- a CDS encoding EscU/YscU/HrcU family type III secretion system export apparatus switch protein — translation MEEKKKAIALRYDQEKDKAPVVVAKGVGEVAERIIETAKKHGVPVLEDKALLSAMLNLEVYEEIPPDLYRAVAKVLVFVGAIKKSS, via the coding sequence ATGGAGGAAAAGAAAAAGGCCATAGCCTTAAGGTATGACCAGGAGAAGGACAAGGCACCCGTGGTGGTGGCCAAGGGCGTGGGTGAAGTTGCGGAAAGGATAATAGAGACTGCGAAGAAGCATGGTGTTCCTGTGCTTGAAGATAAGGCTCTTCTTTCTGCCATGTTAAACCTGGAGGTTTATGAGGAGATACCACCAGACCTATACAGGGCTGTGGCAAAGGTGCTTGTCTTTGTAGGAGCAATCAAAAAATCAAGCTAA